A segment of the Leptolyngbya sp. CCY15150 genome:
ACCAGGTCGCGCCACCAAACACCAAGTCGCCCACCAACCAGGGGTCTAGCAAAATGCGCTTGCCGCCAAGTTCAATCAGCCAACTGTTGCTGTCTAGCCAGGTTACATGCATGGGAACTCGCCAATAGGTCTACTCCTTAATTGTAAACACTTGTTACGTGCTGTGTTGGTCGAGGCGATCTAAACTGGTAGACCGGGGGACTAGACGCTAGCTGTTTGGCGATCGCCCGAGAACACCCCCAAATCCATCGTTTCTGGAGCGCAACTAGCCCCAGCATGTATGGTATGATCCTCAGTTTGTGACGTCTTGTGGTGATGGATCGGTTGAGTGCGGTCGTGCTCATGGCATGGTCTATTGTCCACCAGGCAAGGTTCAGACTTCAGCTAGCCCAAGATGGCTAAGACTCACAATTTGCCAACCGTGGGGGTCACGTCCTGCCCGGTTTTCGAGAAAAGTTGCGACTTCCTCTCGCCCTGATCACTTGTTTCACGAGGTTTAGAATGGCCAAACGCCGCAATCCGAAAAAAGAAAAAGCACTTAGAAACCAAGCCTACGCCCGTAAGTTCCGCAAACGTTCATCCGGTCGCTTTAGCCGCAATAGACGCTACGGCAACAACAGTTCGTCTGGTGGAGATGACGAGAGCAACTCGGATGAGTCGGAAGAAACGGAAGGTTCGTCTAATAACTAGACGATCTGAGCCGTGATCCCTTCCGGATTCATGAAGTCTATACACCGATCGGGTGAGTCGTTCCAGGCAACCTGATCTGTCTTGTAGGGTGGGCAATGCCCACCCTATTTGTGCTTTTAGGGGCCGTGCCTGCTGCATCGCATTCTGGAACCCTATCTAAGCGGATTCCGCTGAGGAGCGATCGCACAGTGCCTGTACCAACTCATGAAAGGAGAGCGCCGCTGGCGTATCTCCCAGTTTTTGCTGGAAATAGGTTGCCGCCTGCAGGCCCGAGGCGATCGCTCCTCCCACCTGCTGTCCTCCACACCAATCGCCACTACAGAGGAGCGGCAGCGGGGTTTGGGTGGCAATGTAGGGGCCTGGGTAGGGTCGCTGAGCAAAGGCATAGCGCCAGCGATGGACGTAGAGATCCACAGGCTGATCGAGCCAATCGTACAGCGCTTGAGCTGCCTGCTGTACGAGGATCATACCTGCTGGCTGCAGATCCTGAGCGTTTTGGTACTGGTCGGCAAAGGCGGCTGTGCTTTGAAAGACAAACACCGGCGGGGTAGCCTTATCCGGTATCAGGCTTGGACGTTTACTGGTTTCAAAGGAAATCCAGGCTAGATCGGGGTGGGTATCAAACTGAATGCCGTGCCAAGCCTGGGAATAGTCTAAAAATTCTCCCTGCTCATGGCTGTAGGTGGCGATCGCACTGATGCAGGGGGAAAACTCCACCGCTCGCACGGCATCCAACACGGGCAGAGGCAGCCCCAAGGGCGTCAACGGCGTCAGCAAGTCAACCGCCTGAGGCGCGGGAATGGCTAGCACTAGCGCATCGGCCCAAGTGTCAGGTTGCTCGTCTTCAAACGTGATCTGCCAGCCCTGCTTGGCCACCGGGGCGATCGCGGTCACCCGATGTTGGCGGCGAATATCTAGCCCCACGGCCAGCCATTTGGCAACCGCATTCACACCCTCTCGGGCGATATAACGACGGCTAGGAGCCAGAAAATGGCAGCTTCCATCCGACAACATTTGAGCGATCGCCCCCCGCCAAGCTCGCACCACATGGTGATCATGGAGCACTCCCAAGAGGTAGCGTAGGGCTTCCCCCTCTGGCTCCAGGTAGCGAACGCCGTGGTCAGCACAGGTGCTAGCCAGACGCCTTGTGGCCATGCGTCCTCCCACACCGCGAGACTTTTCATAAACCACAACCTGATGCCCGTACTGCTGGAGTGCCTGCGCACATACCAAACCCGCTATTCCTGCGCCTACCACTCCAATCGTTGCCATACGCTCACTATCGCTTAATGCACTGACGTTTAGATTACCGCGTCTTTTACCGGTGCGTCTGCTGTCTGCCGGGCATGGCACCCAAGCAGATCAGGACAGGTTACCCAGCCTTCGTTTAGACATGACTAGATTTGACCCATTTGACCCCTGGGAGATCGGCAGAACTTGAGCCGACCTTGGTAGACTGAAAACAATCCTAGGGCGATCGCCTCGTCCTTGGTAATCCTGACTCACATGACGTGGATGGGCCAGGCAGACCGGGAAGACCGCTTGTTGGTGTAGGTTTACTGCTGGTTGGAGGATGCTTGCGTGGATGAATTGAGAACCGCTCTAGAATTAGCAACGGATGAAGAACTCTCGGGGTTAACCAACGTTCTTTTCCACCGTCAGCTTAACCCGCTGGACTATCTCTGTGCGCCCGATCCCATCGATGTGCAAAGTCAAGATCGCTTGACCTGGCTAGATAGCGTAGAAGAACGCTTTCGCTTCCTAGCAGCGGATGGTGTGACGGTGATTCGTGGTCAGTCTGCCCAAGTCAGCTACCGGCAAGTGCTCATCCAAGTCTGTCGATACCTGAAAATTCCCTACTCTCAAGATTTCTCCACCCTCGACCTAGAATCCGAAATTTTTCTCCATTTACTGCAGCGGGCCTGCAAAAGCATGAACGCTGACGAACGCCGCCAGCTCAATCAGCGGATGCAGCGATCGCTCTCCCAACTACAATTTGCTCAGCCCCTGCCTGCCAACCTGCAGCAGAATCCCATGGGCGTGCTGCTGAAGGGAAGCAGTGCCCTTGCCCTCAGCGCCGTAGTGCGTCCGCTGGTCTTGCAGCAGCTAGCCCGCCAAATTGCCATCCACATGGCCACCTATCAAGTTGCTCAGCAGGCGATCGCCAAAGGTGGGGTGGCGATCGCCACCCAAATTCAGGCCCGCGCCGCCATGCAAACCGCCACCCGAGGCATTGTCCTCAACACGGCTCGCTACACAGCGGTGCGCAGCGTCTTAGCCGTGCTTGGCCCCGCCATGTGGGCTTGGTTCTTCGCCGATCTAGGCTGGCGGGCGATCGCCACTAACTACGGACGCATCATTCCCGTCGTCTTTACCCTGGCCCAAATTCGCCTAACCCGAGCCGACTGTTTTGGCACCGCCTGAGCCCTGACGGATCCCAAAACCAACCCTAGGGGGTTTCTTGACGGCTAAGCGATCGCTAGAATAGCTCAGTAGGCCGGCTAACGCTGAGGGGTTTAAGCCGTTACTTAGCCGTTACGTTTTCATAGATCATCCTGTGAGAGAGACACGGTTGTGACGACTGGTCATTCTGCCCAACAATCTACCCCCGCCACTGCGCTCAACTACTACCAACTGTTGGGCACCGATCCGTCGGCCTCCCCCCAAGCCATTCGCCAAGCCTACCGAGATCTCAGTAAGCTCTATCATCCAGACACAACAACCCTACCGGCAGCGATCGCAACGGCCAAGTTTCAAGACCTCAACGAAGCCTACGCCACCCTAAGCAGTCCCGATCGCCGCCTCACCTACGACATGAAGATGGGCTATTCTCGGGTATCCGTGATGCGTCCCCAGCCGTCTCTCTCCGAAACGGCCGCCTTCCGCAAGTCGTCTGCCTACCTCGATCCCATCGATCGCCCCCTCTCTGCCGGGGAGCTGTTTGCCCTGTTGATTTTGACGGTGACCTTTATTGGCTGTGTGCTGCTGGCGATCGCTGTGGGCCTGACTCGGGGAGAAGTCACCCTCCAAACTCCGGTGCCTGTGGTGCAGACCCAACCCACCCTCACCGTCCCAGCTCCATCACTGTCTACCAATCTACCGTCGTCTACCGATCCGCTCTCTACAGCTCCCCCAGCATTTGACCTGTCGCCCCAGCCAGCAGGGTTGCAGCCTGAGCGATCGGGGTTGGGAGAGTGACAGTTCGATACAATTGTATACACTTCCCCTCCGCGCCGGGGATAGCTCTGATTTGCCGTTTACCCTAGCGATAGGTCATGCCATGACATTACCGTCTACAGACACACCGTTATATAACCATCCATTACCCGATATTGAGCAGTGGCTTGCCTCCAAAGGCTGTCAGCAAGATGTCACCAACCTACATTGCTGGTCGTTGCATACGCCCGATTGGCAGGCCGAGATCACCATGGAGGTCGATTCCCTGGTGGTTCGCTATCTAAACGCCAGCGAGGATGGAGAAGATATTCAGCGCTCCTTCAAATATTCCCTAACCCGGCAAGACTTGGAGGAGGTGATCTTTTCCGATCCGCTGACTACATCCAAGCAAGATGCCTAGACAGTCCTAGGATAGTCTCCAAGGACAGTTTCCAAGACAGGATCTCTAGGGATGACTACGCCGTCGCGGAAAATAGGTCTAACGGCAAATGCCCATACATCTCGTTCAGTCCTTCCGCATAGGCAGATTGGCAGGACACGAGTACACCCCGGTGATCGCCAACATAGCGATCGCTGTAGAGCAGACCAGTTTTGGGATTGAACTTGATGTAGACAGGGCCGTCGATGGCCGTTAAGCCATCGGGCTGAACGGGATAGCCTAGGGCCGTTGCGTAGGCGACGAGGGCTGTCCTACCCTGATCTAGATGGTCGGCACAGATACCTAAGATTTGATAGTCGCTGTGCTGCGCCACCTGCTTGAGGGCTGCCTGCACCTGTTGGGGCGTGCTGGCGACGGGGTCAGAGCGATCGTAGTCAAACTGCTGGAGCATGGCTTGAGCCTGCTCTAGGGATAGGTTCTCAGAATTGGTTTGGATCATAGCGATCGCTCTCCTCTTGGGTCAAGCAGCTTGCATGGTGCCGGGTGCGGCTGCCTTGATTCAGCCCGGCCTTGTCTTCACAATAAAACAAGAGCATCCCTGCTCAACGTATTAGCGATAAAAATCTATGACCAACTCGGATTCTAGCTCCACCTCCATGACCCGCCTGCGCAACTTAGTGGTTGTGCTCGTCGCCGTAGCGCTGTCGGTCTCGGTCTTTTTAGGTATTCAAACCAAGTCTACGGGAACCTCCCTGGCTGCCCTTGCCGAAGCATCGGTTCCCCTAGACCTGGCGTTGACCAACGGCAAGCCAACGCTGGTGGAGTTTTACGCGAACTGGTGTACCTCGTGCCAAGCCATGGCCGGCGACATGGGAACGCTCAAGCAGACCTACAGCGATCGCCTCAACTTTGTCATGCTGAACGTAGACAATACCAAATGGCTGCCGGAAATGCTGCACTATCAAGTGGACGGCATTCCCCATTTTGTCTTTCTCGACCCTCAGGGGGAAGCGATCGCCAGCACCATTGGTGAACAGCCGCGGCCGGTGATGGCTGCGAATCTCGATGCGCTAATCGAAGGCGGCCCCTTGCCCTACCTGCAAGGCCGGGGTCGTGTTTCGGATGTGGAAACTCGCACCGTGGCACCATCCAGCAACGATGATCCCCGCAGCCACGGCAGTCAGGTCGTATCGCCCACGTAGATAGTTTTAGGGTACGGGCGTAATGGAGATGCGATCGCCCACGTCTAGACCCAGCTCTTCCGCCCGGCCGCCGCGCAGCTCAATCACCTGGGTGACTTGGGTATCGGGGCCGTAGGTGGGGCAGACGGCCTCTCGACAGGGCGGCACATCCTGGGCGATCGCCACCACCTCATCCCCAGCCAGGAAAATCATATCCAGGGAAATCTCAACATTCCGCATCCAAAACCGCGTAAACCGAGGGCGATCGAAGGGAAACAGCATCCCCCGGTCGTCGGGCAGGCTGGTGCGATACATCAAACCTAGGGCTTGCTGGTCTGGAGTTTGGGCCACTTCCAGCTCAATCACCTCCCCAGCAATCAGGGCCGTGGCGGTAATCGGCAAGGATTGGGCCTGGTCGTTAAGCTCAGGACTCTGGGATGTCTCAGAGGGCGGTGCTGTATCGGGAGAAGAAACGGTCACGGGCGGTTTGCTTGCAGGAGTGGACTCAGCCGTCGAGGGAGCCGCACAGCCCATGCTCATGATACTGAGGCTGATCATGAGGGCGATCGCAGAAGCAGAGTAAACCATAGCTTGCAGTTTTAAGTACATCAACGCTAGGCAGTGGTTGAGATCTCAAGCGATCGCGGTGGCCCAAACTGGCTCCATTCCCCTATTCGCTTGGATCTACACTCCACCCGCACTAATTGGACAAGTTGTTTGTGTCGGGATTTCGATCGCTATCCACCGGGATAGACGCGACCCATTATTTCATCCATGCTCAACCCTTGGTCAACCATGAGGGAACAGGTGTAGTTCAGCAGACGGCTAACGCGAACCTTAGGTTTCACGCAGCACATACCCAACCCCGCGCACGGTTTGAATCAGCCGCTTATCGCCATCATGTTCAATCTTGAGGCGCAGGTAGCGCACATACACCTCAATGACATTCGATTCACCCACGAAGTCATACCCCCAAACATTTTCAAGGATTTGCTCCCGCGTCAGTACATCCCTTGGATGTTCCATGAGAAACTTGAGCAGCTCAAATTCCTTCATCGTCAAGTCAATGGTGCGATCGCCCCGAATAGCTTGACGGGTGGATAGATCCAAAATCAAATCCCCAAAGCGTAGCTGCTCTGCATTGGGCGTGTCCGGCTGAAGGTAGAACCGGATGAGCCGCAGAAAATCATCCACGCGGTAGGGTTTGAGGAAATAGTCATCGGCTCCAGCAGCCAGGCAAGCCACCCGATCTTCCACCGACTCGCGCACCATCATCAAGACAATGGGAATGCGGCTACCGGAAGCCCGCAATTGCTCACAAAGTTCTATGCCCGATTCATTGGAGAGCATTCGATCCACCACAATCAAAGCTGGCTGAAACTCTTTGACCTGCTGAAGACCGACCATCGCATTACGGGCGATCGCCGGTTCATAGCCAGCTTCTTGGAGGTCGAGGCCAATCTGCTGAGCCAGAACATCATCTGTCTCAACCAGTAGGATTCGAGGGGGTTGATCAGCGATCGTTAAGTTCATCCCGATGTCGCTCACGCGGTAGAGCAGCTCCACTATTAAGAGGGTTACGTTACGCTAAAAAGACAAAAGCTGCTGAAACTGAAGGTCTCCAGCGAGTCTTACTTTATCATTGCGATGGATCACCACACTGATAACCCGCCATCATTCTAACGATGGTTGGTGCAATCAGGATGGTCAGTGCCATCAGGATAGCTGATTCTTGGATCGATCGACCGTGGTGATGAAGCTGAGAGTGCTGCGAACCCTTAATGCTTAGTTCTTGCTTCACCAGCTATGGCCTGGGCCCATATCGTTCTGTCACCCGCAAGGTCGGTTTGGTTGGCCACCCACAGATCTCGAAAACTTTCAGCCCAAGGCTCTTTTGGTATACCCTAGTTCACTCATCCTTCAGAGCCGCGTTGTGTAATATCTATGTCGATAGCCCGCCTCCTCAGTGCAATTGTTGCGATTATCCTGGCTCTTGGGATGATCTTTTTGGGTGGATGGTATTTCACGGCTGGGTTTGGCATCATTGTTTACCTCGGTCTACAAGAATACTTCCAGCTCGCTCGGGCTAAAAGCATCGCGCCTGCTGCCAAAACGACATTGATTGCTAGCCTCACCATGCTAGTCGTCGCTACTTTTTCCTCAGAGCTAGCCGATGCTGTCATGCCCGTCGCAGGCACCGTGATTTGCTTTTATCTCCTCTTCCAACCCAAATTTGCCACGATCGCTGACATTGCCACGTCGGTCATGGGCTTATTTTATGGCGGCTATCTCCCCAGTTATTGGGTACGACTGCGATCGCTGGAAAGCAACGCGGCCAGCTTGCCACTCTGGGGAGATTGGCCGCAAAACGGCTGGGCCCTGGAAGATCTCCCCCTAGGGCTAACCCTGACGCTGATTACCTTTGCCTGCATCTGGGCAGCGGATATTGGGGCCTATGTGTTTGGCAAACTCTATGGCAAAACTCGGCTCTCCGACCTCAGCCCCAAGAAGACCGTCGAGGGGGCTGTGTTTGGCATCACCGGCAGTATGCTCGTGGCGATCGCTGGGGCAAGGCTCCTAGAGTTTCCAGCGTTTTGGCTCACGGGAATTGCCCTAGGACTTCTGATTGGCGTAGCCAGCCTAATGGGCGACCTGACAGAATCCATGATGAAACGCGATGCCGGGGTCAAAGACTCCGGGCAGCTCATTCCCGGTCATGGCGGCATTTTGGATCGCACCGACAGCTATGTGTTCACCGCCCCCTTGGTCTACCATTTTGTCACCCTGCTACTACCTCTCTTGGGCTATACACGCTAGGGCTAAGACGTTCGCTTGTCTAAACCTATGCCATTTAAAAACCCAGGATGCGATCGCATCCTGGGCAGGCGTTTTGATAAGCCAGTCTTGATAAAAGGGTGACTGACGGTATTGAACTAAGATACCTACACCATAGTCAATCCACGATAAAGAACTATTCATAACAACGTCTTTCTTGATAATCCGTGATGATCTGCAACATTTAGCGATCCTTGATACAAACCTGAGTTCGATGACGTTATGAGTAGAAAACTCTATGAGTAGAAAACTCTATAGACAGAACCCTTATCCACCATGAAGAAGGGGTTGGACGACCCAGTCATCCAACCCCAAATCCATAGAATCTAATCGTCTGCGAAACAGGCTTAACAGAACTGGACTAACAGAGCATCCATCCTATCTAGGGAGAGCGATCGCCCTCCACTTCTCTATTGCTCAGTCGAACACTCCAACATCCGGAGAGTAGCAGCAGCAGCATAGTTCCGTTGAGCAGCGCTATCCGGTGCAAAGTTGCTTCCCCGCTCGTTCAAGGGCGAGGCAACGCCGCAGTAGGTAGACATTTGGCTAATCAGGGGGTTGGCCCAATGGCCATTAATGTCAGTGAAGTTGAACGACGCTTGATTACCTGGCAACGTCGTAGGCTGACCTTGGAGGGTCTGAGCATATTCTGCAGCGCGCCGGAGCACCGCCATCAGTTCTGCGCGGGTCACGGCTTGGGTCGGGCGGAAGTTGCCATCTTGATAGCCGGTGACGATGCCGCTTTGTTGGGCAAACTGGATCTTCGCTGCGCTCCAGCGAGAGGATGCCACATCGGGGAAGGGGTTACGGGAGGTAGCCGTAGGCAGTTCCATTTCCACGTCGGGCAAGGTTTGCAGCGACTCTAGCACCATGGAGACCAGTTGTTCCCGCGTCAGTTGGGCTTGGGGGCGGAAGGTGTTGTCTTCCATGAATCCGGCAATGAAGCCCATGGACACAGCGGTATTGATTTCCTGAGCATAGATATCGTTGGCAATGTCGCGGAAGCTAGAGTCGCCACCGGGATTGGGATCGGGCGCAGCGCCACCATCATCATAGGTGAGGTACACATGACCCAGGGTGCGTCCGTCATAGGTGCGCTTGGTGAACCGCCAGCCATCATCAAGGCTCAGTTTGGCGAAGTTATTGGTGACACCGTTGGAGCGACCAATTTCCAGGGTTTCACCCTGACCTCGGAAGGGAACGCCTACCAAAACCATTTCGCCATCCTTGCGGGTGACCCGTAGGCTGTACTGGGTTCCTAGGTCTTCACCATTCATGCGAATGGAGTAGCCATTACTATCCGTGCTGCGACCGCAGATGCCGGTGAAATCAAAGCTCAGCAAGAGGGGATCGATTTCAACGGGAGCATTACCCACTTCATTCCAGCAGCTTCGGGAATTGGAGACTTGTTCGAGGATCAAAAGCTGGTGAGAACTGCCGCCGCCAATGGGGGATGCCACGGCGACAAATTTGTTTTGATCAACGTCTTGCTGACCGAAGGGGCTGGAGGCGATCGCTGGGATAGCTGAGAACGCGCTCACGGAGATGGTAGTAGCAGCAGCGGTCAGGGCAGCGATGCGGTGGAGGAACGATTTCATAGATGACTCCTTAACAGATAGACGAGATTCTTTGGATGGGCAAGAACGTTGGTGTCTCTTGCGATGAATTCATCATCATCTAGCTGCCTAGGGGTTGGGGGGGGCGATCGGTCGGCTTTTTCAACTGGGCCAGATCGCCATCTTGGTCAGAACTGTTATTGCTCTAGACCCATAGCACTCAAACCCTTACAGATAAAGGGCTAACAAGCGATCGCCCCTCAGGGAGAGCATCATCTCCTCCAAGGGGCGATCGGGGGCCAGTTGGCCATCTGTCCTGTGGTATGGAACCTGTGGGGTAGACCTACAGGTCTTCCTCAGGCAGGGTCTGGGGCTGTCAGCGTGGGTTCAAGGGTGGCATAAACGGCCTCTACCTGGTCTGCCGCTTCCGCTGTAGCCGCAATCAACAGCAACAACACCCGCCCTGGCACCTGCCGCGCCAGCATCACCCCCTGCATGGGCTGAGTATTGCGGCCCATGGTGAGCGTTCCAGTCCAGGGCAGGCGGGCTCCATCGGTGACTGGCTCAAAAGCACCGACCTGCAACCCTTCCCCAGTACGGAAGGTATCGATCGCCACCTGAGATAGGGCTCCTGCATTCAAGTTCACATCAGCGGCACGGGGACGCAGGGCGACCGTGTAGGCCAGGGTGCGATCGGGGGATTCAAAAATGGGCACCCCCGCCAGCATGGTTTGGGTATAGTCTGCCAAGAGACCCACCTGAAAGCGCTGGCCTGGATCTTGATAACCCTCTTCTGCTAACGCCAAGCTAGGAGCTGGCGAGGTGGTGGCTTCAGGACTAGCCGGAGGTTCCTCAGCCGCTGTTGCCGGAGTCGCTGCTTCTGGAGATTCGTCAGCCGCTCCCTCCTCAGCCACCGGTGCCGGAGCTTCGCCAGCCGCTTCTGGGACTTCCTCAGCCGCCGGTGCCTCTTCTGAGACGGCCTCCGGTGTAGCAGGCGCTGGATCTTGGGCATAGACGGGCAGATACCACGGCTGTCCCTGCAGCAGAATCATCACAGCAGCCGTAAGACCAATTAAACCAATGAACCATTGGGTACGTTTCATAGGGTAGAGATGACGCAGTAGGACAGAACGAGATGATTAGCGACCAATGATACTGGTGGGTTCGCCCAGTAGACCGAAGAACACCCCTGCAACACAGCCGGTCATTAAGGTGGCGAGAGTCGCGCCCCAGAGAGCCTTGAAGCCTAGGGCAGAGATTTCGGAGCGCCGCTCTGGCACCAGCGCCGACAGACCTCCCACAAAGATGCCGTAGGACGCAAAGTGGGCAAACCCGCAGAGCACGTAGCTCACAATTAACAGGGAGCGATCGCTAATGGCTCCCGATTGGGATAATCCATTGAGGGCTAGGTAGGGGGGAATGTTGGTTTCAAAGAGCCGTTGCCCAATGAGAGTGGATGCCAGCCAAAGGTTTTGCCAATCTAGCGCCACTCCCGTTAAGAAGGTGAGAGGCAGGAAGAGCATCGCCATCAGGTTGCGCAACGGCTGCTGCAGGAATTCGGACAGCAGGGGGTTAACGTCTGCGCCATCGATCCACACGGCGATTTGGTTGAAGGGAGCGTTAAACAGCGCGATGACGCCAAGAATAGCAATCAAAACCGCTGCAATCCCCACGGCCATCTTCACCCCATCTAGGGCTCCAATGATCAAGCTATCCACCGGGGACGGCCGGTTCTCCGGGTTCCCTTCTGTCACATCATCAGGCACATGCCCCATGGTCTCGGGTTCGCCTATTTCGGGCACCAGCAGCTTGGAAATCACAAAGCAGGCGGGAATGGTCAAAATTGAGGCTGAGACCAAATGCCCAGCAATGTCGGGAAAGCTGCCCCGCAAAAATCCGGCATAGAGTCCTAAGACCGATGAAGCAATGGATCCAAAACAACTGGTGAGAATGGCGCAGAGTTCACTGCGGGTCATTTTCGGCAAGAAGGGCTTGACGGCGATCGCTGATTCGATGCCGACAAAAATATTGGCTGCTCCCGCTAAAGCCTCCGCGCCACTAATGTTCATGGTGCGTTTGAACACCCAGGCAAACACCCGCACCACGGGCTGAATGATATTGAGCCGATAGAGCAGAGCAACCAGCGCCGCAAAAAAGATCACCTGGGGTAATGCTCGAAAGGCTAGCACATAGGAGAAGCCTGGGTTTAAGGTATCTGGGCTAAGGCGATCGCCTGGAATGGCCACATAGGCATCCCCCACCGCCCGCGCAATCCAGCGACCGGCAGGCCCCGGCCCCGGATTGGCGACGGGATCTACAGCCAGGATGGATGTTGGCCCACCAAAGAGAAACTTAGCGCCAGCTTCCGAGGCATCGAGAATGGGGTTAATAATGTTGTTGATGCCATCAATCAAGTAGCTGCCTACTCCGAAGACCAGGATGCCCACCAACAATTGCAGCGTAATCCCAACAATTAAAACGTTCCATTGAATCACTCGGCGGTGTTCGGAGCCAAGCCAAGCAATGAAGCAAAGAACAAAAATCCCGACTAATGAAATGAGATTAAGGAGAAGGTTCACAGGTTTGACTGACTCCACGATAATTCGCAGGCTGCTGCAGAGGATGAATGCAGCGATCGCCACCGCCCTTCGACGTTGACTCTAGGGAATCATAGTATGATTTCTTGACGTTGCACGGCAGAAAGTTTGCGTTTTTTTGCAATCTAGACCGCAGCATCTTTGGGTGCAGAACGTGGATCCATCCCCTCATGGTTACGCCTGCCCTCCACCCCGGTGTCTAGAGCGGTAAAGACTAGTAGCGATCGCTCCCCAACGTCCAGATGCGAGTAGACCTGATAAGCTAAAGGCAGTCTTTCCGCCGACTCTGCTCCCACCGATGAGTCGAACCAGGTGCCCCTGTATCCAAGCCTTTGACCCAAGCGATCGCCCCGAAACACAGGGTATAGCCAGCATGATCACCCATACTTCCAGCTCGCTAATTCATGGATGCTTTTGACCCGACGCCGCCTCAATGGACTGAACCAGCCATTCATGCCCTGTCTTTTTGCTGTCCTCGCTGCGGCGCATCATCACAGCAGGCCAACCATGTATGGATTAACCGCCGCGCTCCCGTGATCAGCGATGACTATCGCCGTAAGTGGCAAGAGTTTTATGATTGTGAATGCGGTCAAGCTTGGTGGGCCTGGAGTAGCGATCGCCCGCCTCAGGATTGGCAGAAAAAAGATGGGGACGAGCCCTAGTACTGCAAGACAGAAGAACGAAGACAGAAAAACGAAGATAGAAAAACGAAAAGGAAGTCCAGGACACGCCAGGGTTCCCGTCTCAGCCCATAGGCGGGTTACTGACGCCTCAGGTACTAGAGCGATCAAGGACAGCTCCCTTGGGTACTCTACAGATTAGGGGCCAAGCAATTGAGCGATCGCCCGGTCTGCAATAGTCCGGACAGGGCGATTCCATCCTGGAATAAGCAAGCACAGATTGAGATGCAGGAGCCCATCATCTTTGGGTCTACTCGACGTTTTCGGGTCTACTTGACCATGAGCCTCCCTCCGTAGCCGTCGTCGCTCCTGCTTGCCAATCCTCAGTGAGATGCTCGTGTGAAGGAACTTTAGCCATGGCCAATGCAGAACACTTAGCGCTACTGAAGCAGGGCGTAGACGTATGGAACCACTGGCGAGGTACCTATCCGGCCTATGTCGATCTATCCGACGCGGATCTTCAAGGCATTCAGCTCCAGCGGGCTAATCTCAGCCAAACGGATTTCAGCAACGCCAATCTCAGCCAAGCCAATCTATCTCGGGCTGACCTCGGTCGGGTGATTTTGAGCGATGCCAATCTCACAGACGCCAACCTCAGTGAGGTCTACCTAGGCGAAGCCTACGTCAGCAATGCCAACCTGCGGGGCGCAAATCTCAGTGAAGCGGTACTGCGAGAGGCAATCTTTAGTGAAGCCTGTTTAGTGGGCTGCAACTTGGGTCATACGGATTTAAGACAATCTAACTTTCAGCGTGCCAATCTCAGTGATGCTAATTTGAGCGCCGCTGACCTT
Coding sequences within it:
- a CDS encoding FAD-dependent oxidoreductase, whose product is MATIGVVGAGIAGLVCAQALQQYGHQVVVYEKSRGVGGRMATRRLASTCADHGVRYLEPEGEALRYLLGVLHDHHVVRAWRGAIAQMLSDGSCHFLAPSRRYIAREGVNAVAKWLAVGLDIRRQHRVTAIAPVAKQGWQITFEDEQPDTWADALVLAIPAPQAVDLLTPLTPLGLPLPVLDAVRAVEFSPCISAIATYSHEQGEFLDYSQAWHGIQFDTHPDLAWISFETSKRPSLIPDKATPPVFVFQSTAAFADQYQNAQDLQPAGMILVQQAAQALYDWLDQPVDLYVHRWRYAFAQRPYPGPYIATQTPLPLLCSGDWCGGQQVGGAIASGLQAATYFQQKLGDTPAALSFHELVQALCDRSSAESA
- a CDS encoding J domain-containing protein — protein: MTTGHSAQQSTPATALNYYQLLGTDPSASPQAIRQAYRDLSKLYHPDTTTLPAAIATAKFQDLNEAYATLSSPDRRLTYDMKMGYSRVSVMRPQPSLSETAAFRKSSAYLDPIDRPLSAGELFALLILTVTFIGCVLLAIAVGLTRGEVTLQTPVPVVQTQPTLTVPAPSLSTNLPSSTDPLSTAPPAFDLSPQPAGLQPERSGLGE
- a CDS encoding DUF3143 domain-containing protein; this encodes MTLPSTDTPLYNHPLPDIEQWLASKGCQQDVTNLHCWSLHTPDWQAEITMEVDSLVVRYLNASEDGEDIQRSFKYSLTRQDLEEVIFSDPLTTSKQDA
- a CDS encoding DUF1824 family protein; amino-acid sequence: MIQTNSENLSLEQAQAMLQQFDYDRSDPVASTPQQVQAALKQVAQHSDYQILGICADHLDQGRTALVAYATALGYPVQPDGLTAIDGPVYIKFNPKTGLLYSDRYVGDHRGVLVSCQSAYAEGLNEMYGHLPLDLFSATA
- a CDS encoding thioredoxin family protein — encoded protein: MTNSDSSSTSMTRLRNLVVVLVAVALSVSVFLGIQTKSTGTSLAALAEASVPLDLALTNGKPTLVEFYANWCTSCQAMAGDMGTLKQTYSDRLNFVMLNVDNTKWLPEMLHYQVDGIPHFVFLDPQGEAIASTIGEQPRPVMAANLDALIEGGPLPYLQGRGRVSDVETRTVAPSSNDDPRSHGSQVVSPT
- a CDS encoding DUF192 domain-containing protein, with amino-acid sequence MVYSASAIALMISLSIMSMGCAAPSTAESTPASKPPVTVSSPDTAPPSETSQSPELNDQAQSLPITATALIAGEVIELEVAQTPDQQALGLMYRTSLPDDRGMLFPFDRPRFTRFWMRNVEISLDMIFLAGDEVVAIAQDVPPCREAVCPTYGPDTQVTQVIELRGGRAEELGLDVGDRISITPVP
- a CDS encoding response regulator transcription factor NblR; this translates as MNLTIADQPPRILLVETDDVLAQQIGLDLQEAGYEPAIARNAMVGLQQVKEFQPALIVVDRMLSNESGIELCEQLRASGSRIPIVLMMVRESVEDRVACLAAGADDYFLKPYRVDDFLRLIRFYLQPDTPNAEQLRFGDLILDLSTRQAIRGDRTIDLTMKEFELLKFLMEHPRDVLTREQILENVWGYDFVGESNVIEVYVRYLRLKIEHDGDKRLIQTVRGVGYVLRET
- a CDS encoding phosphatidate cytidylyltransferase, coding for MSIARLLSAIVAIILALGMIFLGGWYFTAGFGIIVYLGLQEYFQLARAKSIAPAAKTTLIASLTMLVVATFSSELADAVMPVAGTVICFYLLFQPKFATIADIATSVMGLFYGGYLPSYWVRLRSLESNAASLPLWGDWPQNGWALEDLPLGLTLTLITFACIWAADIGAYVFGKLYGKTRLSDLSPKKTVEGAVFGITGSMLVAIAGARLLEFPAFWLTGIALGLLIGVASLMGDLTESMMKRDAGVKDSGQLIPGHGGILDRTDSYVFTAPLVYHFVTLLLPLLGYTR